Proteins from a single region of Desulfosporosinus sp. Sb-LF:
- the panB gene encoding 3-methyl-2-oxobutanoate hydroxymethyltransferase codes for MKKTIPEFEKMKQAGEKITMLTAYDYPSAQWVEAAGVDTILVGDSLGMVVLGYDSTVPVTMEEMLHHTKAVRRGAMQTFVIADMPFMSYATADLALMNAGRLIKEGGADAVKLEGGFNVIPIVQTLTNAGIPIVGHIGLTPQTANQLGGFKVQGRDLESAKRIVKDGLALEQAGAFLLVLEAIPKQVAGQISVNLKIPTIGIGAGLDCDGQVLVFHDILGLFERFRPKFVKQYAQLGDEAVQAIRSYHEEVKSSVFPADEHTFGLSDEVIEKLYGDK; via the coding sequence ATGAAAAAGACAATCCCTGAATTCGAGAAAATGAAACAAGCTGGTGAGAAGATTACTATGTTGACAGCATACGATTATCCATCTGCCCAGTGGGTTGAAGCAGCTGGCGTTGATACAATTCTTGTAGGAGATTCTTTGGGTATGGTGGTCTTAGGTTATGATTCAACGGTACCCGTAACGATGGAAGAAATGCTTCATCATACGAAAGCAGTACGGAGAGGGGCAATGCAAACCTTTGTGATTGCAGATATGCCGTTTATGAGTTACGCTACTGCTGATCTTGCGCTAATGAATGCCGGTCGACTCATTAAGGAAGGGGGAGCCGATGCCGTAAAACTTGAAGGAGGTTTTAACGTCATTCCGATTGTTCAAACCCTAACAAACGCGGGAATACCTATCGTCGGGCATATCGGTTTGACTCCTCAGACTGCAAATCAACTTGGAGGTTTTAAAGTCCAGGGACGTGATTTAGAAAGTGCTAAGCGGATAGTCAAGGACGGTCTTGCCTTGGAGCAAGCTGGAGCCTTTTTACTCGTGCTTGAGGCGATACCGAAACAGGTTGCAGGACAAATCTCTGTGAATTTGAAAATCCCCACCATAGGAATTGGAGCAGGGTTAGACTGTGATGGGCAGGTTTTGGTATTTCACGACATATTAGGGCTTTTCGAACGGTTTAGACCTAAATTTGTCAAACAATATGCTCAACTGGGGGATGAAGCAGTTCAAGCGATTCGATCGTATCATGAAGAGGTTAAATCCAGTGTCTTTCCGGCAGATGAACATACTTTTGGTTTATCAGATGAAGTTATTGAAAAGCTTTATGGAGATAAATGA
- a CDS encoding IclR family transcriptional regulator, protein MRLKEKTHRKFVEFFEKISSMYQGKEFELAYSDIQRETGAASVTLKRAIQALAEDGVIEVHPGRNSRYARFSYLLANQNPEENSLDVQSDGTQKLEKQIEEQTQSGGLLESVNEDVRELTQLVDHLRRRVRSQEMAIALLQDRLAEIEDKIRKR, encoded by the coding sequence TTGAGATTAAAAGAAAAAACACACCGAAAATTTGTCGAATTTTTTGAAAAGATTTCTAGTATGTATCAAGGTAAGGAATTCGAATTAGCATATTCAGATATACAACGTGAAACCGGAGCAGCAAGTGTAACCTTAAAACGTGCGATTCAAGCTTTAGCTGAGGATGGAGTGATTGAAGTTCATCCAGGACGCAACTCGAGATATGCTCGTTTTAGTTATCTTTTAGCTAATCAAAACCCAGAGGAAAACTCATTGGACGTTCAATCCGACGGAACGCAAAAATTAGAGAAGCAAATCGAAGAACAAACTCAGTCGGGTGGACTCCTAGAATCAGTGAATGAAGATGTCCGTGAATTAACGCAGCTTGTTGATCATCTTCGGCGTCGTGTGCGTAGTCAAGAAATGGCTATTGCCTTGCTGCAAGACCGTTTAGCAGAAATTGAGGACAAAATTAGAAAACGATAA
- a CDS encoding rod shape-determining protein produces the protein MEPIFALDIGTRMVMGLVMTKNKERDYEILASARTEHRQRAMYDGQVHDVDEVAQAVIKVKEILEKKLGFPLKQVAVAAAGRALRTEIAFAEHKELLPVRWERDDVLAMEMEAVHQALRQLQSSTHNDTQSYHCVGFNTIAQWNEGEEIANLIGQRGRVAKVSVIATFLPRTVVDGLVAVLGRVDLEMISLTLEPIAAGQAAIPANMRRLNLALVDVGAGTADIALTRYGTFFAYGMVPMAGDEVTEAICAQYLLDFKVGEKVKRDLNTKAKLNFTDFLGTKVVVNKEDVLSVIQPVVGTLAERISKEIVSLNNDIPQAIILIGGGSLTPMLSEMLAETMGIPQNRVGVQVRERLGDILGEKNLKGPESITPIGIGIAAIEGKGLQYYTVAVNNTPVPIFELQLTTVAEALLAAGIQPRSFFGRPGAALTFEWNCEMRVIKGTMGSPALLFVNGELGKLDQALKAGDEITFTSGEPGRDAQVCFEEMLPSQNPKWIFWNGQREKYATQVFVNHQLVSETDQILDGYKITYIPNDDLTNLLKQKGFDSKKNEELLIRINGETRSLDLKHEILVNGSGVEGNCIIREGDSIEVRTRQITVGELKLQPRPMIFSVNGVALEYPPQETIILFRGRPVSEDLLLKDGMDLRVDGYKQMPILSDLLPYVKFPDELVPGSSLKLRVNGQEAEFTTVLHPGDRLTATFR, from the coding sequence GTGGAACCTATTTTCGCGTTAGATATTGGAACTCGTATGGTTATGGGGCTGGTAATGACCAAGAACAAAGAACGAGATTATGAAATTTTGGCCAGCGCTCGAACGGAACATCGGCAGCGCGCTATGTATGATGGGCAAGTTCATGATGTGGATGAAGTTGCCCAGGCAGTTATTAAGGTCAAAGAAATTCTGGAAAAAAAATTAGGGTTTCCCTTAAAACAGGTTGCAGTGGCAGCAGCTGGTCGAGCGTTGAGAACTGAAATAGCTTTTGCTGAACATAAGGAATTACTTCCAGTTCGTTGGGAACGGGATGACGTATTAGCAATGGAAATGGAAGCAGTTCATCAAGCGCTTCGTCAGCTGCAATCATCAACACACAATGATACCCAAAGCTATCATTGTGTGGGGTTCAACACTATAGCCCAGTGGAATGAGGGAGAAGAAATTGCTAATCTAATCGGGCAGCGCGGGAGAGTGGCTAAGGTATCGGTGATTGCGACATTTTTGCCACGAACAGTCGTTGATGGCTTGGTTGCGGTCTTGGGCCGTGTTGACCTAGAGATGATCAGTTTGACATTGGAACCGATTGCCGCTGGACAAGCTGCCATTCCGGCGAATATGAGACGTCTAAATCTCGCATTGGTTGATGTTGGAGCAGGAACCGCGGATATTGCCTTGACTCGGTATGGGACTTTTTTTGCCTATGGAATGGTCCCTATGGCAGGAGATGAGGTCACCGAGGCAATCTGCGCGCAGTATCTTCTTGATTTTAAGGTAGGAGAAAAAGTAAAACGAGACCTAAATACGAAGGCCAAGCTGAACTTCACTGATTTTCTTGGAACTAAAGTCGTTGTGAATAAAGAAGACGTATTGAGTGTCATACAACCTGTGGTTGGAACGTTAGCGGAGCGAATTTCAAAGGAGATTGTTAGCCTCAATAATGACATCCCACAAGCTATTATTCTCATTGGTGGAGGAAGCTTAACCCCAATGCTTTCTGAAATGTTGGCTGAGACTATGGGAATTCCTCAGAATAGAGTGGGAGTTCAAGTCAGAGAACGGCTAGGGGACATTCTTGGGGAGAAAAACTTGAAGGGCCCGGAAAGCATTACTCCTATCGGAATTGGAATCGCTGCGATCGAGGGAAAGGGGCTACAGTATTATACTGTAGCAGTAAATAATACACCTGTGCCAATTTTTGAATTACAGTTAACAACGGTTGCCGAAGCTTTACTTGCTGCGGGGATACAGCCACGCTCATTTTTTGGTAGGCCTGGAGCGGCGTTAACATTTGAATGGAATTGCGAAATGCGAGTTATTAAGGGGACTATGGGAAGCCCCGCCCTCTTATTCGTCAATGGCGAGCTTGGAAAATTAGATCAAGCGTTAAAAGCGGGGGATGAAATCACCTTTACTTCAGGTGAACCAGGTAGAGATGCCCAGGTATGCTTCGAAGAGATGTTACCTTCTCAAAATCCGAAATGGATTTTCTGGAATGGCCAACGAGAGAAATATGCCACGCAGGTCTTTGTAAATCATCAGTTAGTAAGCGAGACAGATCAAATTCTTGATGGATATAAAATTACGTACATTCCCAATGATGATTTAACCAATCTCCTAAAGCAAAAGGGCTTTGACTCAAAAAAAAATGAAGAGCTACTGATTCGTATCAATGGAGAGACTCGTTCGCTTGACTTGAAACATGAGATTTTGGTTAATGGCAGTGGGGTAGAGGGTAACTGTATCATCCGTGAGGGAGATTCGATAGAGGTTCGTACAAGGCAGATCACGGTGGGTGAGCTGAAGCTTCAGCCCAGGCCTATGATTTTCAGCGTAAACGGAGTAGCACTTGAATACCCTCCTCAAGAAACCATCATTTTGTTTCGAGGAAGACCTGTGTCTGAAGATCTACTCCTTAAGGATGGAATGGACCTTAGGGTTGATGGGTATAAGCAAATGCCGATTCTTTCAGATCTTTTGCCCTATGTTAAGTTTCCAGATGAGCTAGTTCCAGGATCTTCGTTGAAACTACGTGTCAATGGCCAAGAAGCTGAATTCACAACGGTTTTACATCCAGGTGACCGCTTAACTGCTACGTTTCGTTAA
- a CDS encoding TIGR04086 family membrane protein: protein MSKPFQFSLILKGILLAATLALFLSLVFGLLLSFTSIPESDLSSNIIFGVSIVVAAFIIAHQAGTRGLYYGLAVGLGFILLVLLLSGVFWSSSPSWLKMGEKTILALVSGGVGGIVGVLFNRS, encoded by the coding sequence ATGTCCAAACCCTTTCAGTTCAGCTTAATTCTTAAGGGAATTCTCTTGGCGGCTACCTTAGCTTTGTTCTTATCTCTCGTATTTGGCCTCCTACTCTCCTTCACGTCGATTCCGGAATCCGATCTGTCAAGCAACATTATCTTTGGTGTCAGTATCGTCGTCGCTGCCTTCATCATTGCTCACCAAGCGGGCACAAGGGGATTATACTATGGTTTAGCGGTAGGCCTTGGATTTATCCTTCTGGTTCTGCTCCTATCTGGAGTTTTCTGGTCGAGCAGTCCATCGTGGCTAAAAATGGGTGAGAAAACTATTTTGGCTCTCGTTTCGGGCGGAGTAGGTGGAATCGTGGGGGTACTTTTCAATCGTTCATAA
- a CDS encoding histidine phosphatase family protein, translated as MTRIILTRHGQTLWNTEGRVQGTLDSPLTEKGILQARSLAFRLRDEGIEHIYSSDSLRAVGTAEEIRRELGLERLSTDSALREFGFGEWEGRIWQELRVEYPEIFKIWDSEPHLVTTPGGENMEIVQKRAWKFLQHIIKAHQGQTVCLVTHGLTLKLLVTKALGFEVHEWAKTPWQHNTALNILEVEGQQWVPKLIGDCQHLDDLELN; from the coding sequence ATGACACGGATCATATTAACTCGCCACGGCCAGACTTTATGGAACACTGAGGGGCGAGTACAAGGAACGTTAGATTCTCCGCTTACGGAAAAAGGGATACTTCAAGCTCGTTCGTTAGCATTTAGGTTAAGGGATGAGGGAATCGAGCATATATACTCTAGTGATTCCCTGCGAGCGGTGGGTACAGCGGAAGAAATCCGCCGAGAACTTGGGCTAGAAAGACTATCTACTGATTCCGCGCTACGTGAGTTCGGTTTTGGTGAATGGGAAGGGCGTATTTGGCAAGAGCTTCGTGTTGAATATCCAGAGATCTTTAAGATTTGGGACTCAGAACCACATCTTGTGACTACTCCCGGCGGGGAGAACATGGAAATTGTCCAAAAAAGGGCCTGGAAATTTTTGCAACATATCATTAAAGCCCATCAAGGCCAGACGGTTTGTCTTGTTACACATGGTCTAACCTTGAAATTGCTGGTTACAAAAGCTTTAGGCTTTGAGGTTCATGAGTGGGCTAAAACACCTTGGCAACATAATACTGCCTTAAATATACTCGAGGTTGAAGGCCAGCAGTGGGTGCCAAAACTGATTGGAGACTGTCAGCACTTAGATGATTTAGAACTTAATTAG
- a CDS encoding phosphatidylserine/phosphatidylglycerophosphate/cardiolipin synthase family protein produces MSKRKSFIAFLFLLLCSTLLLSGCTIKVPKLFPKVIPISNLPAEALFVDKDPIYNQTVTLIQSAQTSIYIEQAEFDDPRLIQLLLTKSHSGIDVRILLDQWQKVNRSTLDQLKSQDVSVQFYPAQKGQVNHTKYLIIDQNRAFIYGPPWTASGLQAHDLAVELSGKAAWKVASQFSKDWLFTTTLPLPVPKTSSLPEDNIVLAVNANVKQQLTDQITTSTKSIWIEIPEVTDPDLIQALTDAAEKGRDIRLITDRAVTSKIPVTIEKLKTKGVSIRYFPSNQTLSMHMAIFDNKLFLLTSSDWTHYSFIANHEFSITIPSPVASAKLGEIFKQDWEKSTE; encoded by the coding sequence ATGTCAAAACGAAAGTCTTTCATCGCTTTCCTCTTTCTACTTTTATGCTCTACGTTGCTTTTAAGTGGGTGTACTATTAAAGTACCAAAACTATTTCCTAAAGTTATCCCAATTTCTAACCTGCCCGCCGAAGCTCTTTTTGTTGATAAAGATCCGATCTATAATCAAACGGTAACCCTCATTCAGTCCGCTCAAACCTCGATCTATATTGAGCAAGCAGAGTTTGATGACCCTAGACTTATTCAGCTTCTACTCACTAAATCTCATTCAGGGATAGATGTCCGTATTCTTTTGGACCAATGGCAAAAGGTAAATCGCTCAACATTGGATCAATTGAAAAGTCAAGACGTATCGGTTCAGTTTTATCCAGCACAAAAAGGGCAGGTTAATCATACCAAGTACTTGATTATCGACCAAAACCGCGCCTTCATCTATGGTCCCCCTTGGACAGCCAGCGGACTACAAGCTCACGATCTTGCAGTAGAGCTATCCGGAAAAGCTGCTTGGAAAGTAGCTAGCCAATTCTCAAAAGATTGGTTGTTTACTACAACTCTTCCTTTGCCTGTGCCAAAAACATCTTCACTACCCGAAGATAATATTGTTTTAGCCGTTAATGCCAACGTAAAACAGCAACTTACAGATCAAATAACCACAAGCACAAAATCAATCTGGATAGAAATTCCGGAAGTCACTGACCCTGATCTCATTCAAGCATTAACCGACGCAGCCGAAAAAGGGCGCGACATTCGACTTATTACTGATCGAGCAGTGACAAGTAAAATACCCGTAACCATAGAAAAATTAAAAACAAAAGGCGTTAGTATAAGATATTTTCCTAGTAATCAGACGTTGAGCATGCACATGGCTATTTTTGACAACAAGCTATTTCTTCTAACCAGTTCAGATTGGACCCATTATTCATTTATTGCCAATCACGAATTTTCCATTACTATCCCTTCCCCAGTCGCATCTGCCAAATTAGGTGAGATATTTAAGCAAGACTGGGAGAAAAGTACTGAGTGA
- a CDS encoding formylmethanofuran dehydrogenase subunit E family protein, which translates to MCVEKTPWEQVIDFHGHTCPEIALGYRVAQIAMRELGIRPTPSSELQVTAYTQSCALDAFQVLNRATYGRGALRVIEKEQPIYHFKYTGTSEGIKITICPEMLERLVGIHEYTSTRERQNHYLEAIQFLMGTEEHLFCTIQRV; encoded by the coding sequence ATGTGTGTCGAAAAAACCCCTTGGGAACAAGTGATTGATTTTCACGGTCATACTTGCCCAGAAATTGCCTTGGGTTACCGTGTGGCTCAAATTGCCATGCGCGAGCTAGGAATTCGCCCTACACCAAGCTCCGAGCTTCAGGTTACGGCATATACTCAATCCTGTGCCCTTGACGCTTTTCAAGTGTTGAACCGTGCAACTTACGGACGAGGAGCGTTACGTGTCATTGAAAAGGAACAACCAATCTATCACTTTAAGTATACTGGTACATCTGAAGGAATAAAAATCACCATTTGTCCAGAAATGTTAGAACGCCTCGTTGGAATTCACGAATATACAAGTACACGTGAAAGACAGAACCACTATTTAGAAGCGATTCAATTTCTAATGGGAACCGAGGAACATCTTTTTTGTACCATTCAGAGAGTATAG
- the lgt gene encoding prolipoprotein diacylglyceryl transferase, which produces MHQYWFFIGSFPLRAYGTLFALAFILGVGVTLYFAKAEGRPEYMEIMMDLAPLLLISGLVGARIWQVFFFDWAFYRKYPGEIIAVWHGGLSIQGGVVGALLVGGIYVWRKKLSFWELADLAAPGLMLAQAIGRDANLMNGDAFGGPTGGDFGIIYPVGTIARDTFGNQPLWPAEVWEGQVDVIIFALLVILKLRKWPSGTIFLLYMVFYNLSRFFLENLRGDSPRFLFNWSAAQWSSMVAVGIALALLAWRIWKERQGKQSN; this is translated from the coding sequence ATGCATCAATATTGGTTCTTTATTGGAAGTTTTCCTCTTCGCGCTTATGGGACACTTTTTGCGTTGGCCTTCATTCTAGGGGTAGGTGTAACCCTATATTTTGCTAAAGCTGAAGGTCGGCCAGAATACATGGAGATAATGATGGACTTAGCGCCGCTTTTGCTTATTTCAGGTTTGGTAGGCGCCCGGATTTGGCAAGTGTTTTTTTTCGATTGGGCTTTTTATCGCAAATACCCTGGCGAAATTATTGCCGTCTGGCATGGTGGGCTATCGATTCAAGGGGGCGTTGTTGGGGCGTTACTCGTTGGTGGAATTTACGTTTGGCGAAAGAAGTTATCATTCTGGGAGTTAGCTGATTTAGCTGCTCCAGGACTTATGTTAGCTCAGGCAATCGGAAGAGATGCCAATCTCATGAATGGAGATGCTTTTGGAGGGCCAACAGGCGGAGATTTTGGAATCATTTATCCAGTAGGCACGATTGCACGTGACACTTTTGGGAACCAACCTCTGTGGCCTGCCGAAGTGTGGGAAGGGCAAGTCGATGTGATTATCTTCGCTCTTCTCGTGATCTTGAAATTAAGAAAATGGCCATCAGGGACTATCTTTTTGTTGTACATGGTTTTTTACAATTTATCAAGATTCTTTTTAGAAAATCTTCGGGGAGATAGCCCACGATTTTTATTTAATTGGTCTGCGGCACAATGGAGTAGTATGGTCGCTGTAGGAATTGCTCTCGCACTCTTAGCATGGAGAATTTGGAAAGAGCGACAAGGGAAGCAGTCTAATTAA